A genome region from Deltaproteobacteria bacterium includes the following:
- a CDS encoding PD40 domain-containing protein: MAFMSSANNLIPNDVLDTSKDIFVHDMLTGVTTLVSKDSSGNKAASECNYPSISADGRYIAFSSYAFLATNDNNDNMDIYVRDIQLGTTTLVSNTLEGWAGSGKSCVMSSNGQYVAFSSFDPYIVLNDNNGLSDIFIKDWEMGAIKMTIAPSYLIPSTTQSWCLDDKDWYNENQLVTGVTVGHHFIRFKSVTDWIQPQILHIDIPAGEITYLTGTYHQEGSLNVTIFPGAAVNAGALWTLDGVNWYPSDTTLHNLLVGQYTITYKSLDLWNTPASQTVTVKNKPVACASATYTPKPGSVKVTLSPQAAIDAGARWRLDGGAWQQSGDTVNNIPIGQHTVSYLSPNGYNTVPNCVVNIYSCQTATASAKYILSPSLKVLISPQAAINAGAKWRVDSSPWQSSGASLTDLAPGPHSITFNTVANWTPPCRQIIYLTEGQPSTTTGIYTVPSTIRALRVTIEPQAAAAAGARWRVDSSPWQTSGTTLTGLSVGQHTVKFNIIPGWVTPLNKTVAISSGTTACTTGVYAAIQPPGALNVTALPQAVIGKAYWRVFDGAFETPWRAAGTGPINVPAGEHTVFFSDLAGFVTPASQTVTVIAGQTLNLTGTYTIAATTTGTLTVSLARPMAMGAQARWRVYDGPSGYSSNWLYMGARLLKVPTGQHTVVFKPVPGWVTPSDQTVTITVGQDTKATATYTR, encoded by the coding sequence GTGGCTTTCATGTCCTCGGCGAACAACCTTATTCCCAACGATGTCCTTGACACGTCGAAGGACATTTTCGTTCATGACATGTTAACCGGCGTCACCACTCTGGTTTCCAAAGACTCAAGCGGAAACAAAGCAGCCTCTGAGTGTAATTATCCTTCCATTTCCGCTGATGGCCGATATATCGCTTTTTCATCCTATGCATTTCTGGCTACCAATGACAACAACGACAATATGGACATATATGTCCGTGATATTCAACTGGGCACCACCACCCTTGTCTCCAATACTTTAGAGGGATGGGCGGGGAGCGGCAAATCCTGTGTAATGTCCTCAAACGGTCAATACGTCGCTTTTTCGTCCTTTGACCCTTACATAGTTCTAAACGATAACAACGGACTATCCGATATTTTTATAAAGGACTGGGAAATGGGCGCTATAAAAATGACCATTGCCCCCAGCTATTTGATACCCTCGACAACGCAGTCCTGGTGCCTGGACGACAAAGATTGGTATAATGAAAACCAGCTGGTAACCGGTGTGACCGTGGGGCACCACTTCATCAGGTTCAAGTCTGTTACGGATTGGATTCAACCGCAGATACTGCATATAGACATCCCCGCCGGGGAGATCACTTACCTCACCGGAACATACCACCAGGAAGGCTCTTTGAACGTTACGATTTTCCCTGGAGCCGCCGTAAACGCAGGCGCTCTCTGGACTTTGGACGGAGTAAACTGGTATCCCAGCGATACGACGCTGCACAACCTCCTGGTGGGCCAGTACACAATTACATACAAATCGCTTGACCTCTGGAACACTCCGGCCAGCCAGACAGTAACCGTCAAAAACAAGCCGGTCGCGTGCGCCAGCGCCACATACACTCCCAAACCCGGCTCGGTGAAGGTGACGCTAAGCCCCCAGGCCGCCATAGACGCAGGGGCTCGCTGGAGGCTGGACGGCGGTGCATGGCAGCAAAGCGGCGACACTGTAAACAATATCCCCATAGGCCAGCACACAGTTTCCTATTTGTCGCCCAACGGCTACAACACGGTTCCGAATTGCGTTGTGAACATATACTCATGCCAGACCGCAACCGCTTCGGCCAAATACATTTTAAGCCCCAGCCTGAAGGTTCTGATCTCACCCCAGGCGGCGATAAACGCCGGGGCAAAATGGCGGGTGGACTCCTCGCCCTGGCAGTCGAGCGGCGCAAGCCTCACCGACCTTGCACCAGGGCCGCACTCCATCACTTTCAACACCGTTGCCAACTGGACCCCGCCCTGCCGCCAGATAATCTACCTGACGGAGGGCCAGCCTTCCACCACCACCGGAATTTACACGGTCCCATCCACCATAAGGGCCTTGAGGGTGACCATCGAACCCCAGGCTGCGGCGGCGGCCGGGGCCAGATGGCGGGTGGACTCCTCGCCCTGGCAGACAAGCGGAACGACGCTGACCGGCCTTTCCGTGGGGCAGCACACGGTGAAGTTCAACATCATACCGGGCTGGGTAACCCCTCTCAACAAAACGGTTGCCATCAGCTCCGGCACAACTGCCTGCACCACCGGCGTATACGCGGCAATTCAGCCCCCAGGAGCCCTGAACGTGACCGCCCTGCCCCAGGCGGTGATCGGCAAGGCTTACTGGCGGGTGTTCGACGGCGCGTTTGAAACGCCCTGGCGGGCCGCAGGAACTGGGCCGATCAACGTGCCTGCGGGCGAGCACACCGTTTTTTTCAGTGACCTTGCGGGCTTTGTCACGCCTGCCAGCCAGACCGTTACGGTAATCGCCGGTCAGACACTCAACCTCACCGGCACATACACCATCGCGGCGACAACCACCGGAACCCTTACGGTAAGCCTTGCCCGCCCCATGGCCATGGGAGCCCAGGCCCGCTGGCGCGTCTACGACGGCCCGTCCGGCTACTCGTCGAACTGGCTCTACATGGGAGCAAGGCTTTTGAAGGTTCCCACGGGCCAGCACACGGTGGTCTTCAAACCGGTTCCGGGCTGGGTAACCCCCAGCGACCAGACCGTAACCATCACCGTCGGCCAGGACACTAAGGCGACAGCCACCTACACCCGTTAA
- a CDS encoding RNA methyltransferase — protein sequence MPHTIDPLRVAVVLCRPQIPENVGAAARAMANMGLSRLIAVSPENWDINRAARMATGSGLEILKSIQIFDSPEAALAPFGFVAGATARVGGIRKSWLTPPALAQRLLAITGENEAAIVFGSEDRGLENNEIRLCHVLVNIPTAGFSSLNLAHAVLVICYEIFKAQSIDPVQWVPRLANRHELDGMYGQLREVLTRIGFLDAENPDHWLDSMRRLFNRFPLTAREVKTIRGVFRQMDWYTERRFKKLGLKSDVPQDATPDE from the coding sequence ATGCCTCATACCATTGATCCGTTGAGGGTGGCCGTTGTCCTGTGCCGTCCGCAGATTCCCGAAAACGTGGGAGCGGCGGCCAGGGCAATGGCTAACATGGGCCTTTCCCGCCTCATCGCCGTGAGCCCAGAGAACTGGGACATCAACCGGGCCGCACGCATGGCCACGGGTAGCGGCCTGGAAATCCTTAAAAGCATTCAGATTTTCGACAGCCCCGAAGCCGCGCTCGCACCCTTCGGGTTCGTTGCCGGGGCCACTGCCAGGGTGGGGGGCATAAGAAAGAGCTGGCTTACCCCTCCGGCCCTGGCCCAGAGGCTCTTGGCCATAACGGGCGAAAACGAGGCCGCCATCGTCTTCGGAAGCGAGGACCGGGGCCTTGAAAACAACGAAATCCGCCTCTGCCACGTTCTGGTGAACATCCCCACCGCCGGTTTTTCCTCGCTCAATCTCGCCCATGCGGTGCTCGTAATCTGCTACGAGATTTTCAAGGCCCAGTCGATTGATCCCGTTCAATGGGTTCCGCGCCTCGCCAACCGCCACGAGCTTGACGGCATGTACGGGCAGCTTAGGGAGGTCCTCACCCGGATAGGCTTTCTGGACGCCGAAAACCCCGACCACTGGCTTGATTCCATGCGCCGCCTGTTCAACCGCTTTCCCCTTACGGCCAGGGAGGTGAAGACCATAAGGGGTGTTTTCAGGCAGATGGACTGGTACACCGAGCGCCGCTTCAAAAAGCTTGGGCTTAAAAGCGACGTTCCCCAGGATGCCACACCCGATGAATGA
- a CDS encoding O-acetyl-ADP-ribose deacetylase, whose protein sequence is MEKGILERMEAVQGDLTKMKVDAIVNAANSSLLGGGGVDGAIHRAAGPELLAECRKIKGGCPTGQARITKGYNLPAKFVIHTVGPVYSGTEKDPVLLASCYRESLTLAVENGCKTIAFPAISCGVYGYPISEAAEVAVETTTEFLKSDDSIQKVFFVLFSGPHLAIYRDIFNSF, encoded by the coding sequence ATGGAAAAAGGCATTCTTGAACGAATGGAGGCCGTGCAGGGCGATCTCACCAAAATGAAGGTTGACGCCATCGTGAACGCGGCCAACTCAAGCCTTCTGGGCGGGGGAGGGGTTGACGGGGCCATTCATCGGGCCGCAGGGCCGGAGCTTCTGGCCGAGTGCCGCAAAATAAAGGGCGGCTGCCCCACGGGCCAGGCCCGCATTACCAAAGGGTACAACCTGCCCGCCAAATTCGTGATCCACACCGTGGGGCCGGTCTATTCGGGAACGGAAAAAGACCCCGTGCTTCTGGCAAGCTGTTATCGCGAAAGCCTTACGCTGGCGGTGGAAAACGGCTGCAAAACCATCGCCTTTCCGGCCATTTCCTGCGGCGTTTACGGCTATCCCATATCCGAAGCCGCCGAAGTCGCAGTGGAAACCACAACGGAATTTCTGAAATCGGACGATTCCATCCAAAAGGTCTTTTTCGTCCTCTTTTCCGGGCCGCATCTTGCCATCTACAGAGATATTTTCAATAGCTTTTAG
- a CDS encoding ABC transporter permease gives MNSVSSFIFAPFTSLGRAFLGLISEMGRLFLFFTYSFAFIFTWPFPWRKTLSQVDFIGARSFFVIFLTALSTGMVLGLQGYYALAGFGSEGLLGATVANTLIREMGPVLTAIMVTARAGSAMAAEIGVMRISEQIDALETMEINPVRFLVTPRLVAALFSMPLLTAIFDVVGIVGGYLSGSMLLKMNPYLYFYRVENSINMDDVTGGFIKSVVFAVVVIVVCCYSGYNTHRRKDAFGARGVSNSTTSAVVTSCVLILVSDYVLTSFIR, from the coding sequence ATGAATTCAGTTTCTTCTTTCATCTTCGCCCCCTTCACAAGCCTGGGACGAGCCTTTCTCGGCCTCATTTCCGAGATGGGGCGCTTGTTCCTTTTTTTCACGTACAGCTTTGCCTTCATCTTCACCTGGCCCTTTCCCTGGCGCAAGACCCTGTCCCAGGTCGATTTCATAGGGGCCCGCTCCTTTTTCGTCATCTTCCTCACCGCCCTTTCCACCGGCATGGTGCTTGGCCTTCAGGGCTATTACGCCCTTGCCGGTTTCGGCTCCGAAGGGCTTTTGGGCGCAACCGTGGCCAATACCCTTATCCGGGAGATGGGTCCGGTTCTCACGGCCATCATGGTGACCGCCCGTGCCGGAAGCGCAATGGCCGCCGAAATCGGGGTCATGCGGATTTCCGAGCAGATAGACGCCCTGGAAACAATGGAGATCAACCCGGTGCGTTTCCTGGTCACCCCCAGGCTGGTTGCGGCGCTTTTCTCCATGCCCCTTCTCACCGCGATTTTCGACGTCGTTGGGATAGTGGGCGGATACCTTTCAGGCTCCATGCTCTTGAAGATGAATCCGTACCTGTATTTTTACCGGGTGGAAAACTCCATAAACATGGATGACGTTACGGGCGGATTCATCAAGTCCGTGGTGTTCGCGGTGGTGGTGATAGTGGTGTGCTGCTATTCGGGCTACAACACGCACAGGCGAAAGGACGCCTTCGGCGCGAGAGGCGTGAGCAATTCAACCACAAGCGCGGTGGTCACGTCCTGCGTCCTTATCCTGGTAAGCGATTACGTGCTTACCTCGTTCATCCGGTGA
- a CDS encoding IscA/HesB family protein, translated as MLEVTPSAHEKFTEYFKEQPEVSPIRVFLNQGGCGGPSLALALDDPQVSDQVFSINGFTYLVDKEFLAAAKPIKIDFSPLGFELSSSLVFEPGAGCGGCGGGCGSGHDHEDGHSHGEGDGHGGCGCH; from the coding sequence ATGCTGGAAGTCACCCCTTCGGCACACGAAAAATTTACCGAGTATTTCAAGGAACAGCCTGAGGTAAGCCCCATCCGGGTTTTCCTTAACCAGGGCGGCTGCGGCGGCCCGTCCCTTGCGCTCGCCCTGGACGACCCGCAGGTAAGCGATCAGGTTTTCAGTATCAATGGATTCACCTATCTTGTGGACAAGGAGTTTTTGGCAGCCGCCAAGCCCATAAAAATCGACTTTTCGCCCTTGGGTTTCGAGCTTTCCTCAAGCCTCGTCTTTGAACCGGGCGCAGGTTGCGGCGGTTGCGGCGGAGGCTGCGGAAGCGGCCACGATCACGAAGACGGCCACAGCCACGGTGAGGGTGATGGCCACGGCGGCTGCGGCTGCCATTAG
- a CDS encoding ABC transporter substrate-binding protein, whose amino-acid sequence MKKLLIIASLVLLILAGAHRAWSSAPNPTEFLRAPLNEVMRILTDQKYQGKDQATKDRQHEALWKIINQVFDFTEVSKRTLARNWTRFSVAERQQFRDLFSELLGNIYIEQIQRSFEGEKVVFSGQEMLAADRAEVKTRVLLQNGTLPIDYSVIKKGDKWLVYDVKVEGVSLVKNYRTQFNQMLLQDPPSKVLASLKDKLARQRRGEKLPE is encoded by the coding sequence ATGAAAAAACTTCTGATCATCGCGTCCCTGGTATTACTGATACTGGCCGGCGCTCACAGGGCGTGGTCCTCTGCGCCCAACCCGACCGAATTCCTGAGGGCCCCCTTGAACGAGGTCATGAGAATACTGACCGACCAGAAATACCAGGGAAAAGACCAGGCCACGAAAGACCGCCAGCACGAAGCTCTCTGGAAGATAATCAACCAGGTGTTCGACTTCACCGAGGTTTCCAAAAGGACCCTGGCCCGGAACTGGACCAGGTTTTCCGTGGCGGAGCGCCAGCAGTTCCGCGACCTGTTCTCGGAGCTTCTGGGCAACATCTACATCGAGCAGATTCAGCGCTCCTTCGAGGGCGAAAAGGTCGTTTTTTCCGGGCAGGAGATGCTCGCAGCCGACAGGGCCGAGGTGAAGACCAGGGTCCTTCTTCAGAACGGAACTCTTCCCATCGATTATTCCGTCATTAAAAAAGGGGACAAGTGGCTGGTCTATGACGTGAAGGTGGAGGGCGTGAGCCTGGTCAAAAACTACCGCACCCAGTTCAACCAGATGCTCCTCCAGGACCCGCCTTCAAAGGTGCTCGCCTCGCTTAAGGACAAGCTTGCAAGGCAGAGGCGGGGGGAAAAGCTGCCCGAATGA
- a CDS encoding ATP-binding cassette domain-containing protein — MDQPIIELKNVKKSFGESLVLKGVNLSIYKGQITTVIGKSGGGKSVLLKNIIGLLTPDEGEILFEGKAKSSMTKAEKQAWRRRISYVFQGTALFDSMTIFENIALPLSEKRRTPKDKIRLAVMERMEQLDITSIADKYPSQISGGMKKRVGLARALVTGPEIVLFDEPTTGLDPIRKSAVLAMISDYQKRFGFTGVVVSHEIPDIFFISQRVAMLNDGMVHFEGSPDALQASGDPTIQRFLRGIETPHDNLTELSTRAQIQHRYHAEMDQLTRHETAFSLAMFTIENLASVPDHAGHVTGQTVLRNFAQELKRHLRPSDTCARFGMDRILAVLPNTGQDEAKGLLSHVLSVMDKSRIVDSDMAKAMCLSVRADVVQATEESTIQDILASAESAGPHTVVQSVC; from the coding sequence ATGGACCAGCCCATCATAGAACTCAAGAACGTCAAAAAGAGCTTCGGGGAGTCCCTTGTTCTCAAAGGGGTCAACCTTTCCATCTACAAGGGCCAGATAACCACCGTCATCGGAAAGAGCGGCGGCGGCAAGTCTGTGCTTTTAAAGAATATAATCGGCCTTCTTACACCGGATGAGGGTGAAATCCTTTTTGAAGGAAAAGCCAAATCGTCCATGACCAAGGCCGAAAAGCAGGCCTGGCGCAGGAGGATCAGTTACGTCTTCCAGGGCACAGCCCTGTTCGATTCCATGACCATATTCGAAAACATAGCCCTGCCGCTTTCGGAAAAAAGGCGGACTCCCAAAGACAAAATCCGGCTGGCCGTCATGGAGCGCATGGAGCAGTTAGACATAACATCCATTGCCGACAAGTACCCGTCCCAGATATCGGGCGGCATGAAAAAGCGAGTGGGCCTTGCCCGCGCCCTGGTGACCGGCCCGGAGATAGTGCTCTTCGACGAGCCGACGACCGGCCTTGATCCCATCAGGAAGAGCGCCGTCCTCGCCATGATAAGCGATTACCAGAAGAGGTTCGGGTTCACCGGGGTAGTGGTGAGCCACGAGATACCCGACATCTTCTTCATCTCCCAGCGAGTGGCCATGCTGAACGACGGGATGGTGCATTTCGAGGGCTCGCCCGACGCGCTCCAGGCTTCCGGCGACCCGACCATCCAGCGGTTTTTGAGGGGCATCGAAACCCCCCACGACAATCTCACGGAACTGAGCACCAGGGCGCAGATCCAACACCGCTATCATGCTGAGATGGACCAGTTGACGCGCCACGAAACGGCCTTTTCGCTCGCCATGTTCACCATAGAAAACCTTGCCTCGGTGCCGGACCACGCGGGCCACGTAACGGGCCAGACCGTGCTTCGCAACTTCGCCCAGGAACTGAAGCGCCATTTAAGGCCCTCGGACACCTGCGCGCGATTCGGCATGGACAGGATTCTGGCTGTCCTGCCCAACACGGGCCAGGACGAGGCCAAGGGCCTTTTGTCGCATGTTCTGTCCGTGATGGACAAGAGCCGCATAGTGGATTCGGACATGGCCAAGGCCATGTGCCTGTCGGTCCGGGCGGACGTGGTTCAGGCCACGGAGGAATCCACCATCCAGGACATACTGGCCAGCGCAGAGTCGGCGGGCCCTCATACCGTGGTGCAGAGCGTGTGCTGA
- a CDS encoding cob(I)yrinic acid a,c-diamide adenosyltransferase produces the protein MADEKDFWDRGYIQVYTGDGKGKTTAAFGLAMRAAAANLRVFVAQFVKGMRYSEIEAFERFSDLITVKQYGLGCFIRNKPTEEDVRAGKDGLEDARKALISGEYRVVILDEANIAVFFNLFSADDLLSLMDQKPEGVELVITGRRADPKILDRADLVTEMREVRHYYQRGVIARKGIES, from the coding sequence ATGGCCGATGAAAAGGATTTCTGGGACAGGGGCTACATCCAGGTTTACACCGGGGACGGCAAGGGCAAGACCACCGCAGCCTTCGGGCTTGCCATGCGGGCGGCGGCCGCGAATCTCAGGGTCTTTGTGGCCCAGTTCGTGAAGGGGATGCGCTACAGCGAAATAGAGGCGTTCGAGCGCTTTTCCGACCTCATAACGGTAAAACAGTACGGCCTTGGCTGCTTCATAAGGAACAAGCCAACGGAGGAGGACGTCAGGGCGGGTAAAGACGGCCTGGAGGACGCCCGGAAGGCGCTGATATCTGGTGAATACAGGGTTGTGATCCTGGATGAGGCCAATATAGCGGTGTTCTTCAACCTTTTTTCCGCCGATGACCTGCTTTCGCTTATGGACCAGAAACCCGAAGGCGTTGAACTTGTCATCACCGGAAGAAGGGCCGACCCGAAAATTCTGGACAGGGCGGACCTTGTGACCGAAATGCGGGAGGTGAGGCATTACTACCAGCGCGGAGTAATCGCCAGAAAGGGAATCGAAAGCTGA
- a CDS encoding DUF1566 domain-containing protein, producing the protein MSAGKIAGLVFLSLVFCLFGCGNKEKGAGLEGKVVDGLGKPVAGVSVLARMEKPLKGYSEFEAVTDASGTFNFGKMYPLSKYVLTLRSEKWTTSASVVAESGPDGETALMIKPFVITAAYTKAGTLVSDLATGATRFSVSADGVISDSLTGLEWVAGKDFDTTYEAAVAWVADCSIAGGKWRMPSQKELGSLYRKNVGERNMDPAFKIKGWSVWAEPRDSSSAFAFDFLEGKEDWGGLNDSYYRRAFGVRKAVKAG; encoded by the coding sequence ATGAGCGCAGGAAAAATTGCCGGGCTTGTTTTTTTGTCACTGGTGTTTTGTCTTTTCGGTTGCGGAAACAAGGAAAAGGGCGCGGGGCTTGAAGGCAAGGTGGTGGACGGCCTTGGAAAACCGGTGGCTGGCGTCTCGGTATTGGCCAGGATGGAAAAGCCCTTGAAGGGCTACTCGGAGTTCGAGGCTGTAACGGACGCTTCCGGAACCTTTAATTTCGGGAAGATGTATCCCCTGTCCAAATATGTTTTGACGCTGCGGTCGGAAAAGTGGACCACAAGCGCAAGCGTTGTGGCCGAGTCCGGCCCGGACGGCGAAACGGCCCTGATGATAAAGCCTTTTGTCATTACCGCCGCGTATACGAAGGCTGGCACCCTGGTTTCCGATCTGGCCACCGGCGCGACACGGTTCTCCGTTTCTGCGGACGGCGTGATTTCGGATTCCCTGACTGGCCTTGAATGGGTTGCGGGTAAGGACTTCGACACCACCTATGAAGCCGCCGTGGCCTGGGTGGCCGATTGCAGCATCGCCGGGGGAAAATGGCGGATGCCCTCCCAGAAGGAGTTGGGCTCCCTGTATCGGAAGAACGTGGGCGAAAGGAACATGGACCCGGCTTTCAAAATCAAGGGCTGGTCGGTCTGGGCGGAGCCCCGTGATTCCTCGTCCGCTTTCGCCTTCGATTTTCTTGAAGGAAAAGAGGATTGGGGCGGCTTGAACGACTCGTATTACCGGCGGGCCTTCGGAGTGAGGAAGGCCGTCAAGGCAGGCTGA
- the ndk gene encoding nucleoside-diphosphate kinase, whose amino-acid sequence MIQRTLSIIKPDAMKNGNMGDIIALLQKNGFNIVAAKMLKMSKAQAEGFYAVHRERPFFGSLTDFMRQGPVMVMVLEADDAIARYRAVMGATNPAQAEDGTIRKLYATNVEQNAVHGSDAPETAAVEIAYFFTPLELIALQQA is encoded by the coding sequence ATGATCCAGCGCACGCTTTCCATCATCAAGCCCGACGCCATGAAAAACGGCAACATGGGAGACATCATAGCCCTTCTTCAGAAAAACGGCTTTAACATCGTGGCCGCCAAGATGCTTAAAATGAGCAAGGCCCAGGCGGAAGGATTCTACGCCGTCCACAGGGAGCGCCCTTTTTTCGGTAGCCTCACCGATTTCATGCGCCAGGGTCCTGTCATGGTGATGGTGCTTGAGGCTGATGACGCCATCGCCCGCTACAGGGCGGTGATGGGAGCCACCAACCCGGCCCAGGCTGAGGACGGCACCATCCGTAAGCTTTATGCCACAAACGTTGAGCAGAACGCCGTTCACGGCTCTGACGCCCCTGAAACCGCAGCCGTGGAAATCGCCTATTTTTTCACTCCCCTGGAACTGATTGCCCTGCAACAGGCTTAA
- the mlaD gene encoding outer membrane lipid asymmetry maintenance protein MlaD, whose amino-acid sequence MKNNTLATTIGLFVFIGLLCVGYLTIRLGKVEWFGGETYRIHARFSSVSGLKKGGAVEIAGVQVGQVDEVDLDQERMAADVWMKIRKGVKLDEEVIASIKTAGLIGDKYIKLTPGGSERLLGNGGAITETEPVMDIEELIGKYVFGSAEN is encoded by the coding sequence ATGAAAAATAACACACTTGCAACAACCATAGGCCTCTTTGTGTTCATCGGCCTTCTTTGCGTGGGCTATCTCACCATAAGGCTTGGGAAGGTTGAATGGTTCGGCGGGGAAACCTACCGCATCCACGCCCGGTTTTCCTCGGTTTCCGGGCTCAAGAAGGGCGGGGCCGTGGAAATCGCGGGCGTCCAGGTGGGTCAGGTGGACGAAGTCGATCTCGACCAGGAACGCATGGCGGCGGACGTGTGGATGAAAATCCGCAAGGGCGTGAAACTGGACGAGGAGGTCATCGCCTCCATCAAGACTGCGGGCCTTATAGGAGACAAGTACATCAAGCTCACTCCAGGCGGTTCGGAAAGGCTTCTCGGAAACGGAGGGGCCATTACGGAAACCGAGCCCGTCATGGACATAGAGGAACTCATCGGCAAGTACGTTTTCGGAAGCGCAGAAAATTAG
- a CDS encoding cobyric acid synthase, with the protein MNEKENSARCLAVLGTGSDVGKSVTVAALCRIFSDLGVNVAPYKAQNMSNNSHVTGLGGEMGRAQVVQAEAARVAPHVDMNPVLLKPATDTGAQVVVQGRPIGNRKAADYFKDTLPLFEKAKESLDRLRSEHDLIIMEGAGSCAEMNLLSRDFVNFRMAGYAKAPVILVADIDRGGVFAQIIGTMHILPEEYKSLVKGFIINRFRGDAALFDDGIRYIEEFTGLPVLGLVPYFRHIEIDSEDGLPLDIVIDPPAGPVPGRINIAVIRLPHISNFTDFNPLIRQKAVSLHYLSKPRALSGCDLVILPGSKNVRSDLGWMRETGWDRAIGDYWDSGGRILGVCGGYQMLGNIIRDPLGLEGDPGDTVGLRFLDVETELQPEKILTRSKGVWISNGYAIDGYEIHMGRTRALSEPAPTARISSRNGEPASETDGHASPDGLVIGTYLHGLFDQPGFCHAFLSDLRPDMEESLSSPDSAAADAFRQGQYDLLARHFSDHLNMKRLMTILDRAEPAIREG; encoded by the coding sequence GTGAACGAGAAAGAAAATTCAGCCCGCTGCCTCGCCGTTCTTGGAACCGGCTCGGACGTGGGAAAGAGCGTCACCGTGGCGGCCCTGTGCAGGATATTTTCCGACCTGGGGGTGAATGTCGCCCCGTACAAGGCCCAGAACATGTCCAACAATAGCCATGTCACCGGGCTTGGCGGCGAGATGGGCCGGGCCCAGGTGGTCCAGGCCGAGGCGGCGCGTGTTGCTCCCCACGTGGACATGAACCCGGTTCTGTTGAAACCCGCCACGGACACCGGGGCCCAGGTGGTGGTGCAGGGCCGCCCCATAGGAAACCGCAAGGCTGCGGATTATTTCAAAGACACCCTGCCCCTGTTTGAAAAGGCCAAGGAAAGCCTGGACCGCCTGAGGTCGGAACACGATCTCATAATCATGGAAGGCGCGGGCTCCTGCGCCGAGATGAACCTTTTAAGCCGCGATTTCGTCAACTTCCGCATGGCCGGGTACGCCAAAGCCCCGGTGATACTGGTTGCCGACATCGACCGGGGCGGGGTCTTCGCCCAGATCATCGGCACCATGCACATTCTTCCCGAAGAATACAAAAGCCTCGTAAAAGGCTTCATAATCAACCGGTTCCGGGGCGACGCCGCGCTTTTCGACGATGGCATCCGCTACATCGAGGAGTTCACCGGCCTTCCGGTTCTGGGTCTTGTGCCGTATTTCCGGCACATAGAAATCGACTCAGAGGATGGCCTTCCCCTGGACATCGTAATCGATCCTCCGGCAGGGCCGGTTCCCGGACGAATCAACATCGCAGTGATCCGGCTTCCCCACATATCCAACTTCACGGACTTCAACCCGCTCATCCGCCAGAAGGCCGTGAGCCTACATTATCTTTCAAAGCCCCGTGCGCTTTCGGGCTGCGACCTTGTGATCCTTCCTGGCTCCAAGAACGTGAGGAGCGATCTCGGCTGGATGCGGGAAACCGGCTGGGACCGGGCCATAGGGGATTACTGGGACAGTGGGGGGAGGATCCTGGGGGTCTGCGGCGGCTACCAGATGCTTGGAAATATTATCCGCGATCCCCTTGGCCTGGAAGGCGATCCGGGCGACACAGTTGGTCTTCGATTCCTCGACGTTGAAACCGAACTTCAGCCCGAAAAAATCCTCACCCGTTCCAAGGGGGTCTGGATATCAAACGGCTACGCAATTGACGGTTACGAAATCCACATGGGCCGGACCCGCGCCCTTTCGGAACCCGCCCCCACGGCCCGGATTTCCTCCAGAAACGGTGAGCCCGCAAGCGAGACCGACGGCCACGCATCCCCTGACGGCCTTGTGATAGGGACCTACCTTCACGGCCTCTTTGATCAGCCGGGCTTTTGCCACGCGTTTTTATCGGATTTGAGGCCGGATATGGAAGAATCGCTGTCATCGCCCGATTCCGCCGCAGCCGATGCCTTCCGCCAGGGCCAGTACGATCTTCTGGCCAGGCATTTTTCGGACCACCTAAATATGAAACGGCTTATGACGATTCTGGACCGGGCGGAACCGGCGATAAGGGAGGGATAA